Proteins encoded within one genomic window of Aphelocoma coerulescens isolate FSJ_1873_10779 chromosome 9, UR_Acoe_1.0, whole genome shotgun sequence:
- the P2RY1 gene encoding P2Y purinoceptor 1, giving the protein MTEVLLSAALNGTEPNLLSSGSWSAGNVTTKCSLTKTGFQFYYLPTVYILVFITGFLGNSVAIWMFVFHMKPWSGISVYMFNLALADFLYVLTLPALIFYYFNKTDWIFGDIMCKLQRFIFHVNLYGSILFLTCISVHRYTGVVHPLKSLGRLKKKNAVYISSLVWVLVVAVISPILFYSGTGIRKNKTITCYDTTADDYLRSYFIYSMCTTVLMFCIPFIVILGCYGLIVKALIYKDLDNSPLRRKSIYLVIIVLTVFAVSYLPFHVMKTLNLRARVDFQTPDMCAFNDKVYATYQVTRGLASLNSCVDPILYFLAGDTFRRRLSRATRKSSRRSEHNVQSKSEEMTLNILSEYKQNGDTSL; this is encoded by the coding sequence ATGACCGAAGTccttctctctgctgctctgaacGGAACTGAACCCAACCTGTTATCCAGCGGCAGCTGGTCTGCAGGAAACGTCACCACCAAGTGCTCCCTGACCAAAACTGGCTTCCAGTTCTATTACCTGCCCACCGTCTACATTCTGGTCTTCATCACTGGGTTTTTGGGCAACAGTGTGGCTATCTGGATGTTTGTCTTCCACATGAAGCCTTGGAGCGGCATCTCGGTTTACATGTTCAACTTGGCACTAGCCGATTTCTTGTATGTCTTGACTTTGCCCGCCCTCATCTTTTACTACTTCAACAAAACAGACTGGATCTTCGGAGATATCATGTGCAAGCTGCAGAGGTTCATCTTCCACGTGAACCTGTACGGCAGTATTCTGTTTCTAACCTGCATAAGCGTGCACAGGTACACAGGAGTGGTGCACCCCTTGAAGTCGCTGGGGAGGCTGAAGAAGAAGAATGCGGTGTACATCAGCAGCCTGGTCTGGGTCCTTGTGGTGGCTGTGATTTCTCCAATACTCTTCTACTCGGGAACAGggataaggaaaaataaaaccataacGTGCTATGACACAACAGCTGATGATTACCTGAGAAGTTACTTCATTTACAGCATGTGCACCACAGTGCTGATGTTCTGCATCCCCTTCATAGTGATTCTTGGTTGCTATGGGCTCATCGTGAAAGCTTTGATTTACAAAGATTTGGACAATTCTCCTCTCAGGAGAAAATCGATTTACCTGGTCATTATTGTGTTGACGGTCTTTGCAGTGTCTTACCTTCCCTTCCACGTGATGAAGACCTTAAATCTAAGGGCCAGGGTGGATTTTCAAACCCCAGATATGTGTGCCTTCAACGACAAGGTTTATGCCACTTACCAAGTGACCAGGGGCCTGGCCAGCCTCAACAGCTGTGTCGACCCCATCCTTTACTTCCTGGCAGGTGACACCTTCCGAAGGCGGCTTTCCAGGGCGACCAGGAAATCATCCAGAAGGAGCGAACACAATGTGCAGTCCAAAAGTGAGGAAATGACTCTCAATATTTTATCAGAGTATAAACAGAACGGAGATACCAGTTTGTGA